The following proteins are encoded in a genomic region of Magnolia sinica isolate HGM2019 chromosome 1, MsV1, whole genome shotgun sequence:
- the LOC131235371 gene encoding uncharacterized protein LOC131235371, giving the protein MGACATKPKDSNPEDLPEEGPATPKLSETVQCDDHTEKIDASENKDVEVDNKEEHLLDLSGPIPNNSPNINADWKAKSTVPIIDLTSKIDESKPQPGNSEKVPEVKHVEVEKAEVENVNTNHIKEVVTSTKDSEIVVTEVGKQKPDVKGDGPSPKSVGLDTKGVEMPLVST; this is encoded by the exons ATGGGAGCCTGTGCGACCAAACCCAAAGATTCTAATCCTGAGGATCTCCCCGAAGAGGGACCGGCCACCCCCAAGCTGTCAGAAACTGTCCAATGCGATGATCATACG GAAAAGATAGATGCTAGTGAGAACAAAGATGTCGAAGTTGATAATAAGGAAGAGCATCTGCTAGATCTCTCTGGACCAATACCAAACAACTCCCCCAACATAAATGCAGATTGGAAGGCCAAATCAACGGTTCCCATCATAGATCTCACTTCCAAGATAGATGAGTCGAAGCCTCAACCGGGTAATTCAGAGAAGGTTCCAGAAGTCAAACACGTCGAAGTGGAGAAGGCCGAGGTTGAGAATGTGAACACCAATCACATAAAGGAAGTTGTTACTTCGACCAAAGATTCTGAGATAGTGGTGACTGAAGTCGGTAAGCAGAAACCAGATGTCAAGGGCGACGGGCCATCACCAAAGTCTGTGGGATTAGATACGAAGGGTGTAGAAATGCCTCTCGTTTCCACTTGA
- the LOC131244372 gene encoding uncharacterized protein LOC131244372: MPSSTDDAILFLNGMLSNVCIFLALIREYESASGQRVNASKTSFLSPKKTSRSKAQRLSNLTSFCQAFLPMVYLGIPLTKGKITSPLLQPIMHKITSKIDGWKAKLLNPTAKQVLIKHVLSSMPIHLLIPINIPKLVCKSLEKAFANFSGAVLRRETMDIRSNGPKSARLSMREV, translated from the coding sequence atgcccagctctactgatGATGCAATTCTTTTTCTAAATGGCATGCTTTCTAATGTCTGTATCTTCCTTGCTTTAATTCGAGAATACGAAAGTGCCTCAGGTCAACGGGTTAATGCTTCCAAAACTTCTTTCCTCTCGCCTAAGAAAACGTCCAGGAGTAAAGCTCAGAGACTTAGCAACCTCACAAGCTTCTGCCAAGCTTTCCTTCCCATGGTGTATCTGGGCATTCCTCTCACCAAAGGCAAAATCACCAGTCCGCTTTTGCAGCCGATCATGCACAAGATTACAAGTAAGATTGATGGTTGGAAAGCGAAGCTTCTCAATCCGACCGCAAAACaggtcctcatcaagcatgttcTTTCTAGCATGCCCATCCACTTACTAATTCCCATCAACATTCCCAAGCTTGTCTGCAAATCTTTAGAAAAAGCTTTTGCCAATTTTTCTGGGGCAGTTCTGAGAAGGGAAACAATGGACATTAGGTCAAATGGTCCAAAATCTGCACGCCTCTCCATGAGGGAGGTTTAG